The nucleotide sequence TGTGATCAAAAACGCCTGTCCTGGTGCGGGAGCATGTGGAGGTATGTATACGGCCAATACCATGTCATCAGCAATTGAGGCCATGGGGTTGTCTTTGCCTTTCAGCTCATCCTATCCTGCTACTTCAAGGGAAAAGAGGGAAGAATGTAAGAATATTGGCAAGTATATCAAGCAATTACTTGCGCTGGATATCAAACCTAAGGATATCGTTACCAGAAAAAGTATTGAAAATGCGGTACGTGTCACCGTAGCACTTGGAGGTAGCACCAATGCTGCCCTGCACATTTTGGCCATAGCCAGGACTGCCGGGGTTGACTTTAGTCTTGAAGACTTTAAGCGTATCAATGCGGAAACTCCTGTATTGGGTGATTTTAAGCCAAGTGGGAAGTTTATGATGGAAGATCTTTATGAAATGGGCGGTTTGCCTGCTTTCTTAAAATACTTCTTAAATGAAGGGCTTTTGCATGGGGACTGCTTGACCGTTACGGGAAAAACAATGGCAGAGAACATAGAAGGAATCGAGCCAGTGAAGACTTCAAAAGATAGTGTGATTCATCCATTGGATAATCCAATCAAAGAATCAGGACATTTATGTGTGCTTCATGGAAATCTAGCACCAGAAGGAGCTGTGGCTAAGATTTCCGGTAAAGAAGGTAAATCCTTCACCGGTACAGCTAGGGTCTTTGATAGCGAGCCAGAAGCCAATGAAGCGATGAAGAACAAGGAAGTTCAAAAAGGAGATGTGGTAGTTATCCGTTATGTAGGGCCTAAAGGAGGACCTGGAATGCCGGAGATGCTCAAGCCTACTTCCATTATCATCGGAGCGGGACTTGGTTCTGATGTGGCTTTGATCACAGATGGTAGATTTTCTGGTGGTACGCATGGGTTTGTGGTAGGACATGTGACGCCAGAGGCCTATTTGGGAGGACCTATAGGGTTGATTCAGGATGGTGATAAGATCACTATCAGTGCAGAGAGCCTAGAAATCAGTGTTGATGTTTCAGATGAGGAGTTTGAAGCAAGAAAGAAAAATTGGAAGAACAAAGACTTAAGTCATCTCCAAGGAACGTTAAAGAAATATGTCCAATTAGTGTCTACAGCGTCTGAGGGTTGTGTTACTGACAAACAGTAAGACAATAGACCAACCGACATAAGACTTAAACCTCAAATATAATTTAAATACACATGAAAGATTCGAGAATCAGAGGAGCTGAGATCGTAATCAAGTCTTTGGTAGCCGAAAACTCAGAGTATATTTTCGGTTATCCCGGAGGAGCCATCATGCCAGTTTATGATGCGCTTTATGATTACGCGGACCAAATCAAGCATGTACTGACCAGACATGAACAGGGAGCTATCCATGCCGCTCAAGGCTATGCACGAGTCTCTGGAAAAGTCGGGGTTTGTATGGCTACATCAGGGCCAGGCGCTACTAACCTGATCACAG is from Echinicola marina and encodes:
- the ilvD gene encoding dihydroxy-acid dehydratase, which gives rise to MSDLKKYSWEISDNQENPAAMAMLYATGISDKKMKQPFVGVASCGYESNPCNMHLNSFAKDIKESADKVDLSGFVFNTIGISDGQSMGTSGMRYSLPSREVIADSIESFILGHSFDGVVTIPGCDKNMPGVVMGMLRINRPGIMVFGGTIRSGNYKGEKLNIVSAFEAYGKKINGQISDEDYMGVIKNACPGAGACGGMYTANTMSSAIEAMGLSLPFSSSYPATSREKREECKNIGKYIKQLLALDIKPKDIVTRKSIENAVRVTVALGGSTNAALHILAIARTAGVDFSLEDFKRINAETPVLGDFKPSGKFMMEDLYEMGGLPAFLKYFLNEGLLHGDCLTVTGKTMAENIEGIEPVKTSKDSVIHPLDNPIKESGHLCVLHGNLAPEGAVAKISGKEGKSFTGTARVFDSEPEANEAMKNKEVQKGDVVVIRYVGPKGGPGMPEMLKPTSIIIGAGLGSDVALITDGRFSGGTHGFVVGHVTPEAYLGGPIGLIQDGDKITISAESLEISVDVSDEEFEARKKNWKNKDLSHLQGTLKKYVQLVSTASEGCVTDKQ